In Fusarium falciforme chromosome 10, complete sequence, a single genomic region encodes these proteins:
- a CDS encoding Fungal-trans domain-containing protein, whose product MSDPRARAPFCQSEALFSTYPFLALDDLSGLPEQDVQFLELNGCFHLPLRPIQEEFVHQYFLYIHPCYPLMDEGEFWSMYLDRDRHRGREKTMSLLLLQAMLFASSAFVSPAVLKNAGYSGVKVARGIFYRRAKLLFDFGVESDPFTKAQAALLLTFQFSAAEPHAGSLWLSTGIQNAIVAQTHTFQAPGSSTALKRRNKRLWWSLYWRDRVLTLGLRKPLQITPSSFNVQLDLLTQDDMIDEAHHSFVYDPKTKRHLTDILTFQCRLGILLTEVLALTYGPSSFDPTYSLDHFEATLSQMRTARARLARWKEDAEAAFYVFLGDGHTHRSLTLFSSLIYIYAYAAQIALGNHEALIIERMQKGVTLLDDSALRSIGEELSHATTETTRLVRLIVKQGLTQHLPISVIAYIAFPLMLSSLDDKISSDDAQTESDRSLTKYHAQAMHLCSKRFEGAEDISRMISQILHSAPIQLPIRVVQPRSSNQAKGPNGNSPGLGSSGSKKMGTRWDEIFVTRLYMRLRLSLDYALVTGKPPTEADLPAYILQGATKRLTLGPVHSLSSAMLGTSPGSSAGSVDSNPRVVELDDKSQDGEVDTDMADSPMPDAQTAVQAGERARILRSSWEYDPIWAANLFDEMNDVLWS is encoded by the exons ATGTCGGACCCCAGGGCCAGGGCTCCCTTTTGCCAGTCAGAGGCCCTATTCTCAACCTATCCCTTTCTGGCTCTCGACGACCTGTCTGGTCTCCCTGAGCAGGATGTCCAGTTCCTCGAGCTCAACGGGTGCTTCCACCTGCCCCTGCGTCCCATCCAAGAAGAGTTTGTCCACCAGTACTTTTTGTATATCCATCCCTGCTATCCCTTGATGGACGAGGGAGAGTTCTGGTCCATGTACCTGGATCGAGACCGTCATCGTGGAAGGGAAAAGACCATGTCgcttctcctgctccagGCCATGCTGTTTGCAAGTTCTGCC TTTGTATCGCCTGCTGTTCTCAAGAATGCTGGATACTCTGGAGTAAAAGTTGCTCGAGGCATCTTTTACCGACGGGCCAAG CTTCTTTTCGATTTTGGTGTAGAGAGCGACCCCTTCACAAAAGCCCAGGCGGCCTTACTCTTGACATTTCAGTTCTCAGCCGCTGAGCCGCACGCCGGGAGCCTCTGGCTGAGCACGGGGATACAGAATGCGATCGTCGCTCAGACGCACACCTTTCAAGCCCCCGGATCGAGCACCGCCCTCAAGAGGCGCAACAAGAGGCTCTGGTGGTCTCTCTACTGGAGGGATAGAGTGTTGACCTTGGGGCTACGGAAACCCCTGCAGATAACTCCTTCCAGCTTCAACGTCCAGCTCGACCTCCTCACCCAAGATGATATGATAGATGAGGCTCACCACTCCTTTGTCTATGATCCTAAGACCAAGCGACACCTAACGGATATTCTGACATTCCAATGTCGTCTGGGAATTCTCCTGACTGAAGTGCTCGCCCTCACCTACGGCCCGAGCTCTTTTGATCCTACTTACTCCCTCGACCACTTTGAGGCTACGCTTTCACAGATGAGGACTGCAAGAGCTAGGCTAGCTCGGTGGAaggaggatgccgaggctgcATTTTACGTCTTTCTCGGCGATGGCCACACTCATCGGTCCCTGACCCTATTTTCAAGTTTGATTTACATCTATGCCTA TGCCGCTCAAATCGCACTGGGAAACCACGAGGCTTTGATTATCGAACGGATGCAGAAAGGCGTGACACTCCTCGATGATTCGGCCCTGAGGAGTATCGGCGAGGAACTAAGCCATGCGACGACCGAGACGACGAGGTTGGTCAGGCTCATTGTCAAACAGGGCCTGACACAGCATCTCCCCATATCTGT CATCGCATATATTGCTTTCCCTCTCATGCTCAGCTCATTGGACGACAAGATATCCTCAGACGACGCACAGACTGAATCTGACCGGTCCCTTACGAAGTATCATGCACAAGCAATGCACCTATGCAGCAAGCGATTTGAAGGAGCAGAGGACATAAGCAGAATGATTTCTCAGATTCTGCACTCAGCACCGATACAGCTACCAATCCGGGTTGTCCAGCCTAGATCGAGCAATCAAGCAAAAGGGCCAAATGGAAATAGTCCTGGACTTGGAAGCTCTGGCTCCAAAAAGATGGGGACACGCTGGGATGAAATTTTTGTCACGCGTCTTTATATGCGTCTCCGCTTGTCTCTCGACTATGCCCTAGTTACCGGCAAGCCACCCACCGAGGCGGATCTTCCGGCTTACATCCTTCAGGGGGCAACGAAACGGTTGACCCTCGGGCCTGTTCACAGCCTGTCCTCGGCCATGCTGGGCACATCACCGGGTTCTTCAGCGGGGTCTGTTGACAGCAACCCCAGAGTTGTCGAATTGGACGACAAGTCACAGGACGGTGAGGTAGACACAGATATGGCCGATTCTCCGATGCCAGATGCTCAAACCGCCGTCCAAGCTGGGGAGAGGGCGAGAATACTTCGAAGCTCATGGGAATATGATCCAATCTGGGCGGCAAACCTGTTTGACGAAATGAATGATGTACTCTGGAGTTGA
- a CDS encoding Rhodanese domain-containing protein yields the protein MASPNPLNVYKGPDSVKQYFDPESSPPLPLVEIPDCLNPFREDGVRIYAKMMTMHPANNVKAMPALNLLQKCVVPGQTKTVVEYSSGSTVLSMSLISRAIHDIDDVRAFLSNKTSAAKLRLMQFFGIDITLFGGPSQPEPIDERGGIRAAQRLAHESDSVINPNQYENDLNWNAHIRWTGPQIFKQLPEINVVCAGMGTSGTMTGLGTYFKEAKPSVYRLGVCTAPGDRVPGPRSFALMAPVEFPWKQAIDHIEEVDSHNSFSLSLDLCRQGIVSGPSSGFNLRGLYQFLEKRKAEGTLSELAGPDGTVHCVFLCCDLPYQYINEYFDKLGDSYFPTIKNEDLLKVDLYRYDEKWERPASEALDAFFDIDRGALLDMVLSDPKSGSMGAFELQNMLRSRQDTVVIDLRQPDDFGAFHLPGSVNMPFTQQSSPSPFSDAKILESLWQRLEATFKAPSQELNTLLQDKRILLTCYDGDSARVATSVLRAKGYEADSIRGGFTALSKMRQSSSQVTLDGSRETSPWMELSQETYGIQSAPVSL from the exons ATGGCGAGTCCAAATCCCCTCAACGTGTACAAAGGACCCGACTCTGTCAAGCAGTATTTCGACCCCGAATCGTCGCCCCCACTCCCTCTCGTTGAGATCCCAGACTGCCTGAACCCCTTCCGTGAAGATGGAGTCCGCATCTACGCtaagatgatgacgatgcatCCCGCAAACAACGTGAAAGCCATGCCAG CTCTCAACCTCTTGCAAAAATGCGTGGTGCCTGGACAGACAAAGACGGTGGTTGAATACAGCTCTGGCTCAACTGTGCTGTCCATGTCATTGATATCCCGCGCAATTCACGATATCGATGACGTGAGGGCTTTTCTGAGCAACAAGACAAGCGCAGCAAAGCTACGACTCATGCAGTTTTTCGGTATTGACAT AACACTCTTTGGTGGTCCTTCTCAGCCAGAGCCTATTGATGAGCGTGGTGGTATCAGGGCAGCACAGAGATTGGCTCATGAGTCAGACTCTGTCATCAACCCCAACCAGTACGAGAATGACTTG AACTGGAATGCTCACATCAGATGGACTGGACCTCAAATTTTCAAGCAGCTCCCAGAGATCAACGTGGTCTGCGCTGGAATGGGCACATCAG GAACTATGACGGGACTAGGCACTTATTTCAAAGAAGCCAAGCCTTCTGTCTATCGATTAGG AGTATGCACTGCGCCAGGTGACAGAGTCCCCGGCCCACGATCATTCGCCCTCATGGCACCTGTCGAGTTCCCCTGGAAACAGGCCATCGACCACATCGAAGAAGTTGATTCCCACAactccttttccttgtcaCTCGACCTCTGCCGACAGGGTATTGTGTCCGGTCCTTCGTCTGGGTTCAACCTCAGAGGCCTTTACCAATTCCTCGAGAAACGAAAGGCCGAGGGCACGCTTTCCGAGCTGGCTGGACCAGATGGCACCGTGCACTGCGTGTTCTTGTGCTGCGATTTGCCGTATCAGTACATCAATGAGTACTTTGACAAGCTTGGCGACAGCTACTTTCCAACCATCAAGAATGAG GATCTCCTCAAGGTTGACCTCTATCGATACGACGAAAAGTGGGAAAGGCCAGCTTCAGAGGCGCTCGATGCTTTCTTTGACATTGACCGAGGGGCACTCCTCGACATGGTTCTCTCCGATCCCAAGAGTGGATCGATGGGCGCCTTTGAACTTCAGAACATGTTGCGCTCTCGACAAGACACAGTCGTCATCGACCTCCGACAACCAGACGACTTTGGAGCCTTCCATCTCCCAGGCTCCGTCAACATGCCCTTCACCCAGCAGTCTTCGCCAAGTCCGTTCTCAGACGCAAAGATCCTCGAATCTCTGTGGCAAAGACTCGAAGCCACGTTCAAGGCCCCAAGCCAAGAGCTCAATACTCTCCTCCAGGACAAGCGAATACTTCTTACATGTTACGACGGAGACAGCGCTCGCGTCGCGACCAGCGTCCTGCGGGCCAAGGGTTATGAGGCTGACAGCATAAGAGGGGGTTTCACAGCGTTGAGCAAGATGCGGCAGAGTTCGAGTCAGGTTACGCTGGATGGAAGTCGTGAGACCTCGCCGTGGATGGAGCTGAGTCAAGAGACTTATGGGATCCAGTCTGCTCCAGTTTCGCtttga
- a CDS encoding MFS domain-containing protein, translating into MTDREPNQTAVMSHSLGSTRTIVVDGGSDDGKIHQFNEQTNYVPRRAIITIFLACASVDLLALMDQTMLATSLYIIGNALGSTAEVSWIASGYFITSTVGQLMYGRLSDIWSRKIILLTGLAIFFVGSLASSLAQSVLQLTIFRAFTGIGGGGLMTVAQLIVSDVVPLRERGKYQGILGAVVAIANGVGPVIGGALSSKSEDSWRWIFRMQLPLTIFTTCCVLFSMPLKKVEGDWRLKLKAVDFLGIFLALAGMTVVILGLTWGGNEYSWNSAQVITTLVVGTAVSVAFILWQWKGPRYPLIPLHIFKSKIVNGACLTMAINGWNFVMQVYYVPSFYQLVYGYSATKAGAMLLPITLLQTVSSTLSGLVVHWVGRYRECILFGWLCWAVGLGLMSTLDENTGVGKQIGYSILIGVGVGNTLQPALIATQAGVERRDMAVVTSFRNFVRNLGATLGLAVCGTVLNNIIANSLSVLDLDSKESKTLIGNPQAFLDTVSSSEAEMIRSVLIPAYRKGFRVIFLIGASVAALAFVLAFMLMPQVDLARPDDAKLKEEGRRAYEEKLNKSAA; encoded by the exons ATGACAGACCGTGAACCGAATCAAACGGCTGTCATGAGCCATAGCCTGGGCTCGACCAGGACGATTGTCGTCGATGGAGGCTCCGATGACGGAAAGATTCATCAGTTCAACGAGCAGACCAACTATGTGCCCAGAAGGGCCATCATAACG ATTTTTCTTGCGTGCGCAAGCGTCGACCTGTTGGCTCTCATGGACCAGACCATGCTGGCGACCAGCTTGTACATCATTGGAAACGCATTGGGCTCAACAGCCGAAGTCTCATGGATAGCAAGCGGTTATTTCAT AACATCGACGGTTGGACAACTGATGTATGGAAGACTGTCCGACATTTGGTCCCGCAAGATTATCCTCCTGACAGGCCTGGCAATCTTCTTTGTTGGCTCCCTGGCCTCATCCCTTGCCCAGTCTGTGCTTCAGCTCACCATATTCCGCGCGTTCACCGGTATCGGAGGAGGTGGTCTGATGACTGTCGCCCAGCTCATCGTGAGCGACGTCGTGCCTCTGCGGGAGAGGGGTAAATACCAGGGCATCCTG GGTGCTGTCGTGGCAATTGCCAATGGTGTTGGCCCCGTTATTGGTGGCGCGCTCTCTTCAAAGTCTGAAGATTCGTGGCGTTGGATCTTTCGCATGCAGCTGCCGCTGACGATATTCACTACTTGCTGCGTCTTGTTTTCTATGCCCCTGAAGAAGGTGGAAGGGGACTGGAGATT GAAGCTCAAAGCTGTCGATTTCTTGGGCATATTCCTCGCCCTGGCTGGAATGACTGTTGTCATTCTGGGCCTAACCTGGGGAGGCAATGAATATTCCTGGAACTCAGCTCAGGTCATAACCACATTGGTGGTTGGCACAGCAGTTTCGGTAGCCTTTATCCTGTGGCAGTGGAAAGGCCCTCGATATCCCTTGATCCCTT TGCACATCTTCAAATCCAAGATCGTCAACGGTGCTTGCTTGACCATGGCCATCAACGGCTGGAACTTTGTCATGCAGGTCTACTACGTGCCCTCATTCTACCAGCTGGTGTACGGCTACTCAGCTACCAAGGCAGGTGCAATGCTACTGCCTATCACTCTTCTGCAGACCGTTAGCAGCACACTTTCTGGCCTGGTGGTACACTGGGTAGGCCGCTACCGTGAGTGCATTCTCTTTGGCTGGCTGTGCTGGGCCGTTGGGCTTGGCTTGATGTCGACTCTTGATGAGAACACGGGAGTTGGTAAGCAGATTGGATATTCTATCCTCATTGGAGTGGGAGTTGGAAATACTCTCCAGCC TGCTCTTATTGCCACGCAGGCCGGCGTCGAGCGACGTGACATGGCCGTTGTGACATCATTTAGAAA TTTCGTGAGAAACTTGGGGGCTACACTTGGCCTTGCAGTCTGCGGGACAGTTCT aaataatattatcgCTAATTCTTTATCCGTATTGGACCTTGACAGCAAAGAATCCAAGACGCTGATAGGTAACCCTCAAGCATTCCTGGACACCGTCTCGTCGAgcgaggccgagatgatccGCTCTGTCCTTATTCCCGCATACAGAAAGGGGTTTAGGGTGATTTTTCTCATTGGGGCTTCTGTGGCTGCCCTTGCCTTTGTCCTGGCCTTTATGCTCATGCCGCAGGTTGATCTTGCAAGACCGGATGACGCTaagctgaaggaggaggggcgCAGGGCATATGAGGAGAAACTCAATAAGAGCGCGGCGTAG